A window of Apium graveolens cultivar Ventura chromosome 8, ASM990537v1, whole genome shotgun sequence contains these coding sequences:
- the LOC141680481 gene encoding uncharacterized protein LOC141680481 — MTREEILKEIKDKPFYYPPKPMQTPPESRPYNRQCDYHETHGHKTENCLSLKYFIEDQVKKGNMNKYLVRDHSRGEAQKKGKNIVNVVLGGSYSPPRSPDFGEEVLSIQSLPDMVISFSSKDYEGVNPHHNATLVVTLDIFDNKHTVDRMQLGSVRSNECREDPLYGFGHNLVPIQGTLYLPVIFGSAPNQVTHVIKFYVINAPSSYNGIIGRSALTMMQAITSISHLKIKFPTPTGVGEIKGDYGVAETCYNQGLVMAETHQDNKRKATVLHKQQSMKKHRPRTREEANKTISEELAGNQVMILDKTSQVLDQPCSTMQATKELEQENNYLKKNSEARIH, encoded by the exons atgaccCGGGAGGAAATCTTGAAAGAAATCAAAGACAAACCTTTCTATTATCCTCCGAAGccaatgcaaactcctccggagAGCAGGCCCTACAATAGGCAATGTGATTATCACGAGACCCATGGCCACAAAACCGAGAATtgcttatcactcaagtacttcattgaggACCAAGTGAAGAAGGGGAATATGAACAAATACTTAGTTCGGGACCACAGCAGAGGGGAAGCGCAGAAGAAAGGAAAGAATATAGTCAATGTGGTCCTAGGCGGATCCTACTCCCCACCCCGGAGCCCGGACTTCGGCGAAGAAGTGCTCTCAATCCAATCACTCCCAGACAtggtgatatccttcagcagcaaggactacGAAGGAGTCAACCCTCATCACAATGCAACTTTGGTTGTCACTCTAGACATCTTTGATAATAAA cacacagtggaTAGAATGCAGTTAGGGAGCGTCCGCTCAAATGAATGTCGAGAAGACCCACTATATGGCTTCGGCCATAACTTAGTCCCAATCCAAGGAACTTTGTATCTGCCAGTCATTTTTGGATCTGCTCCTAACCAAGTGACTCATGTCATCAAATTTTATGTGATCAATGCTCCTTCTTCATACAACGGAATCATTGGCAGATCAGCTCTAACCatgatgcaagcaataacttcaatctcccatcttAAGATCAAATTCCCAACCCCAACAGGAGTCGGAGAGATTAAAGGAGACTATGGAGTCGCTGAAACATGCTACAACCAGGGGTTAGTTATGGCAGAAACCCATCAAGATAACAAGAGGAAGGCTACGGTCCTCCACAAGCAACAAAGCATGAAGAAGCACCGACCCCGGACAAGGGAAGAAGCAAATAAAACAATTTCAGAAGAACTGGCAGGCAACCAAGTCATGATACTGGACAAGACAAGTCAAGTCCTAGACCAGCCTTGTTCTACCATGCAAGCAACCAAAGAACTTGAACAAGAAAACAACTATCTAAAGAAGAACTCTGAAGCCCGGATTCATTAA